From Nitrospiraceae bacterium, a single genomic window includes:
- a CDS encoding DUF481 domain-containing protein: MTLRLKLFIVVLSITLFSGGGPLYAAVPGQISLKDGTILKGKIFGMTNGVLRVRAAASMHNPIPLRWKEVTGLATEEPVTVVLDTGEIYEGRIQLTESGAIQVLRDQDPTPVMITLNSVKAIKSSKQETAAGEEEELDEITLKNDMHLIGTIVSMEEKTLTIKTAYAGDISVQWDEVEQVQSRTPLSIQVFEEGQDSNGDDFLKTSRTTVTTLGGSEGISPAQVKTINIPELRYRGNFDLGGNRTKGNTDTTAVNASTDNTVWTERHRGLMNGKYAFASADGNNTAKNARGTLGYDYFFTKRLFSTAKEYLEYDKFQGLKIRSTTGLGLGYQIFDSPSHSLSVSTGPAFVYQKFKETGTTKTVTASWGVDWEYDLIADRVRIFHRQKGFRDLGVGDSTALRWTSEQGARIEVYGKLYLKVAFEYRYNSDPEPGKKKSDEAFIWALGYEFSS; the protein is encoded by the coding sequence ATGACATTGAGATTGAAGCTCTTCATCGTCGTTCTTAGTATTACGCTGTTCAGTGGAGGCGGTCCTCTTTATGCCGCAGTTCCCGGACAGATTTCACTTAAAGATGGCACCATTCTCAAGGGTAAAATATTTGGCATGACGAATGGTGTCCTCCGGGTGAGAGCAGCGGCGAGTATGCACAATCCAATTCCGCTTCGTTGGAAAGAGGTAACGGGGTTGGCGACTGAAGAGCCGGTCACTGTTGTTCTGGATACCGGCGAGATCTATGAAGGCCGAATCCAATTGACTGAATCCGGGGCCATCCAGGTGTTGAGAGACCAGGACCCGACTCCCGTGATGATCACCCTCAATTCCGTAAAGGCCATCAAAAGCTCAAAACAGGAAACGGCGGCGGGTGAAGAGGAAGAGTTAGATGAGATCACTCTCAAAAATGACATGCATCTGATCGGAACCATTGTCTCAATGGAAGAAAAGACCCTTACTATCAAAACTGCTTATGCGGGAGACATATCGGTTCAGTGGGATGAAGTGGAACAAGTTCAGTCGCGAACACCGCTTTCCATTCAAGTTTTTGAGGAGGGGCAGGATTCCAACGGAGATGATTTTCTCAAAACCTCCCGTACGACTGTGACCACGTTAGGAGGAAGTGAAGGCATATCGCCCGCACAAGTGAAGACCATCAATATTCCGGAACTTCGTTATAGAGGAAACTTCGACCTGGGAGGAAATCGCACGAAGGGGAATACGGACACCACGGCTGTGAACGCCTCAACCGACAATACGGTTTGGACAGAACGACACCGTGGCCTCATGAACGGCAAATATGCCTTTGCCTCGGCCGATGGAAACAACACAGCCAAAAATGCCAGAGGCACACTCGGCTATGATTATTTTTTCACCAAAAGGTTGTTTTCCACCGCTAAAGAATATCTTGAATATGATAAGTTTCAGGGATTAAAAATCCGGAGTACGACCGGCCTGGGACTCGGCTATCAGATTTTTGATTCTCCAAGCCACAGTTTAAGTGTATCCACCGGGCCGGCGTTTGTGTATCAAAAGTTTAAAGAGACCGGGACGACCAAAACCGTTACCGCTTCGTGGGGCGTGGATTGGGAATATGATCTGATTGCAGATCGGGTACGAATTTTTCACCGTCAAAAAGGATTTCGCGACCTGGGAGTAGGAGACAGTACTGCCCTACGGTGGACATCCGAGCAGGGAGCTCGCATAGAAGTGTATGGAAAATTGTATCTGAAGGTAGCATTCGAATACCGGTACAACAGCGACCCGGAGCCAGGGAAGAAAAAATCGGATGAAGCGTTCATATGGGCCTTGGGCTATGAGTTTTCGAGTTGA
- a CDS encoding SOS response-associated peptidase — MCGRFTRKENFQHLAELLGLKVFPPLSPRYNIAPSQMVACVRINPESGQRECMELKWGLVPSWAKDPSIGNKLINARGETVAEKPAFRKAFKQQRCLVWADGFYEWKEEGNIKQPYYVRFKDQRLFSFAGLWERWEKNEAHPLETCTLITTAPNAVMEPIHHRMPVILSSKDYADWLDPSLQTIERVNALLRPCPPEEMEAYAVSQLVNNPRNDRPECVVPIG, encoded by the coding sequence ATGTGCGGTCGGTTCACACGTAAAGAGAATTTCCAGCATTTGGCGGAACTCTTGGGCCTCAAGGTCTTCCCGCCATTGAGCCCACGCTACAACATTGCTCCATCGCAGATGGTGGCCTGTGTGCGCATCAACCCTGAGTCGGGACAACGGGAATGTATGGAATTAAAGTGGGGACTGGTGCCTTCATGGGCTAAGGATCCCAGCATCGGGAATAAGTTGATTAATGCCCGCGGAGAGACTGTGGCGGAGAAGCCGGCTTTCCGCAAAGCATTTAAACAACAACGTTGCCTGGTCTGGGCCGATGGCTTTTATGAATGGAAGGAAGAAGGAAACATCAAACAACCCTATTATGTTCGATTTAAGGATCAACGGCTCTTTTCGTTCGCCGGCTTGTGGGAACGGTGGGAAAAAAACGAAGCGCACCCCTTGGAAACCTGCACACTCATTACGACGGCTCCCAACGCGGTGATGGAACCTATCCATCATCGCATGCCGGTCATTTTAAGTTCGAAAGACTATGCCGATTGGCTCGACCCATCTTTGCAAACTATTGAACGAGTTAATGCGTTGCTCCGACCGTGTCCACCCGAGGAGATGGAAGCCTATGCCGTCAGTCAGCTTGTGAACAATCCCAGAAATGATCGCCCCGAATGTGTGGTTCCTATTGGATGA
- a CDS encoding DUF3568 family protein, with protein sequence MVQRTDRALKPETNIFLMKNCGIMLLLVWWAMPLMSGCAVVLLGAGAGAGVAGATYVMGKLEDEVNAPVSNVQRAAVAAMKALELPVDKERGDKLAAELESETADQKKIWISITSLTSSRSKIVIRVGVMGDEIRSRQILQAIHARL encoded by the coding sequence ATGGTGCAAAGGACAGATCGAGCGTTGAAACCGGAAACAAATATATTTTTGATGAAAAATTGCGGCATCATGCTTCTTTTGGTCTGGTGGGCCATGCCGCTCATGTCCGGATGTGCAGTGGTGCTGTTAGGTGCTGGTGCGGGGGCCGGTGTCGCCGGCGCGACCTATGTCATGGGGAAACTGGAGGATGAGGTCAATGCTCCCGTATCAAATGTTCAGCGGGCTGCCGTGGCCGCCATGAAAGCATTGGAACTCCCCGTTGACAAAGAACGGGGAGATAAATTGGCTGCTGAGTTGGAGTCAGAAACGGCTGATCAAAAAAAGATATGGATCTCGATTACTTCGCTTACTTCCTCCCGGTCAAAAATTGTGATTCGGGTAGGAGTGATGGGAGATGAAATCCGCTCCCGACAGATCTTACAAGCCATTCATGCCCGGTTATAA